DNA from Chitinophaga pendula:
GGCCAACGAACACTCCATTAATGTGCGGGGAGCAATATAATCTGCTGTGCGATCCAGATGGCTCATGGGATCCGGTAACGCTCGTTTGTCTATTTTTCCATTGGCAGTCAGCGGCAGGGCATCCAGCGGGATCACCAACGATGGATGCATATATTCGGGCAGACGACCACGTAGGTAATCCAGGAGCTTTACCGCTTCAATATCCTTACCTACCACATAAGCCACCAAACGATGCTGAGCTACCACCACCACCGCCTGCTGTACAGAGGAACACTCTTCCAGGACCGATGCGATCTCGCTGGGCTCTATACGGTAACCGCGTACCTTCACCTGCTCATCTATACGACCATGATATTCGATATTCCCATCAGGTAGCCAGCGAACAAGATCTCCGGTACGATACAAACGACCATCCCGCAAGTCACTCCACCGGTCCGCAACAAAACGACTAGCTGTCTGGTCCGGCAGATGCAGATATCCTATCGCTACCTGCACGCCCCCCAGATAAAGCTCTCCGGTTACACCTACAGGTACCGGGTTACCTTGTACATCCAATATGTAAGCCGACACACCAGCCAACGGTTTACCAATCGGCAAAGTAGACAACCTGGCAGCATGCTCCTCATCATAACGGTAGATAGTCGCTGTCACAGTCGTCTCTGTAGGACCATACTCATTATAAAAAGCAGCCACCTTTTGCCAACGCGCAGCCAGAGATTTACTACATGCCTCTCCTCCCGCAATCACCCGACGAAGGCGGCCGTTACTAAATGGTGTCAAGGTCTCTAAAAAGCCTGGCGTCGCATGTAAGTGAGTTACACCACTGGATACCAGGAACCGCTCAAACAGACCAGTCTCCAGCTGCAGCCCTTCCCGGAAAAGTACCAGGGTAGCACCGTGCAGCAACGCCAGAAATAACTGTTCTACAGATGCATCAAAACTATAATTGGAAAACTGTAAGATCCGTTCGCCAGCCTCAATATTGAACAGCGCTCTTTGCGTATGGATCAAACTAACAACTGAACGTTGAGATACCATCACGCCTTTAGGACGCCCTGTTGATCCGGAAGTATAGATCACATAAGCAGGATCATCACCGCCTGCTAAAGCCTGCGGTAAAACATCCGGATGAGCTTCCTCGCCAGATAATACTTCTTCTACCACCAAAATAGCCAAGGACGTACCATCCGATAATAATCCCTTGCAGCGTTGGTTACTGACCACTACCTGTGCGCTCGTATCTTCCAGCATATAAGTGATCCGAGAAAGTGGATAACCCGGATCTATCGGTACATAGGCACCTCCGGCCTTCAAAATACCGAGTATACCAACGATCATCTCCATAGAACGATCTATACACAATGGTACCAGGCTACCCGCCTTCACACCTTTAGATTGCAGCGCTACTCCCAGCCGGTCGCTATAAGCGTCCAGCGTAGCGTAACTCATCGTAGTATCTTCAAAAAGTAATGCGGTAGCTGCAGGTGTACGTGCTGCTGCCGCTCGGAATAATGCCGGAAGGGTCTTCTCCTCCGCTGGTATCACTGGGGCAGGACTACGAAAATCATGCAGCAGTTGCTGCAGCTCATCCGATCCCAGCATACCTAATTCACCAATAGTTGTATGCTTGTCTGCAACGATCGATTCCAGCAAATTGCGATAATGTATTAATAACCGTTCAATCGTATTCCGGGCATATAAAGCGGTAGCATATTCGATATGCAGTTTAATACCTAATCTTGTTTCGCGGAGGCTAAAGGAAAAATCAAACTTTGAGGTAATATGCGAAAACCGTTGATCCTGCAGAGAAAGTCCATATAGTTCTGTCTCGATGGCATCCGGTGTATTCTGTAATATGAACATGACCTGGAATACCGGGGTACGACTCATATCTCGCTCCACTCCCAGCGCCTCCACCACCTTCTCAAAGGGAACCTCCTGGTGTTCATAAGCGGATAAGGTCTCCTGTTTCACCTGTTGTAAAAAGCTGATAAAAGATCCCTCTCCGGAGACCTCACTCCGCAACGCCAATGCATTGACAAAAAAACCAATCAAACCTTCTATCTCCTGGTGATTACGGTTGGCTACACCTGTACCTACACAGATATCCGATTGTCCTGTATAGCGATACAATAATACCTTGAAGGCAGCCAGTAACGTCATGAACAGCGTCGTTCCTTCCTGACGCGACAAATCCAACAATTTATCACTCAGACATACAGGTAAAGTGGTAGATACACTGTCGCCCTCCATGCTTTGGATCGCCGGCCGAGCATAGTCTACTGGTAGTGCCAATGGCGTCACTCCTGACAAACGCGATCGCCAGTAGGAAAGCTCTCCGTCCAGCAACGCTCCCTGTATGTATTGACGCTGCCACCAGGCATAGTCGGCATATTGTACAGGCAGTGAAGGTAAAACCACATCTTCTCCCTTTACATAACTACGATACAGTGTCATCAGTTCAGTGGTCAGAATAGAAACAGACCACCCGTCAAAAGCAATATGATGCAATAATACAAACAGCGTATGTTCTCCGGGACTATGCCCTATTACCGTAACCCGCAGCATATAGTCTGACGACAAGTCAAAAGGGATCGCGCCTGCTGCCGACAGATAAGCAGCAATACTCTCATGTGTGGCCAATAACACTGACGCCGGCTGATATTCCAACTCCCAGTCTGACCAGGGTAAAATATGCTGATAACCTATACCTGCGTCCTCCCGGATCACCGTACGTAATATCTCATGTCGACGGACAATCTCCCGGAAAGCAGACCTCAGCGCTGATATATTCAAAAAGCCACTCATCCGGAAGACCCAGGGCATATGATAAGGAATGCTTCCCTGCAAACGGTCGATAAACCATAAACGCTCCTGCGCAAAAGATAAGGGAACACGATCCCTAGCAGGATGTGCGCTGATAGCAGGCAATAAAGAAGATAACTGGCCCGCCTCCAGGTGACCAGACAATGCTGATATCGTCGGGTAGATAAAAATATCTTTAACACTTACCTCCAATGACAGCTCCTTGCGGATCGCTGACACCAGCCGCGTCACCAACAGCGAATGACCTCCCAAAACAAAAAAATTGTCCGATAAACCTATCCGCTCTACACCCAACATAGTGGACCAGATCCTGGCCAACGAACACTCCATTAATGTGCGGGGAGCAATATAATCTGCTGTGCGATCCAGATGGCTCATGGGATCCGGTAACGCTCGTTTGTCTATTTTTCCATTGGCAGTCAGCGGCAGGGCATCCAGCGGGATCACCAACGATGGATGCATATATTCGGGCAGACGACCACGTAGGTAATCCAGGAGCTTTACCGCTTCAATATCCTTACCTACCACATAAGCCACCAAACGATGCTGAGCTACCACCACCACCGCCTGCTGTACAGAGGAACACTCTTCCAGGACCGATGCGATCTCGCTGGGCTCTATACGGTAACCGCGTACCTTCACCTGCTCATCTATACGACCATGATATTCGATATTCCCATCAGGTAGCCAGCGAACAAGATCTCCGGTACGATACAAACGACCATCCCGCAAGTCACTCCACCGGTCCGCAACAAAACGACTAGCTGTCTGGTCCGGCAGATGCAGATATCCTATCGCTACCTGCACGCCCCCCAGATAAAGCTCTCCGGTTACACCTACAGGTACCGGATTACCTTGTACATCCAATATGTAAGCCGACACACCAGCCAACGGTTTACCAATCGGCAAAGTAGACAACCTGGCAGCATGCTCCTCATCATAACGGTAGATAGTCGCTGTCACAGTCGTCTCTGTAGGACCATACTCATTATAAAAAGCAGCCACCTTTTGCCAACGCGCAGCCAGAGATTTACTACATGCCTCTCCTCCCGCAATCACCCGACGAAGGCGGCCGTTACTAAATGGTGTCAAGGTCTCTAAAAAGCCTGGCGTCGCATGTAAGTGAGTTACACCACTGGATACCAGGAACCGCTCAAACAGACCAGTCTCCAGCTGCAGCCCTTCCCGGAAAAGTACCAGGGTAGCACCGTGCAGCAACGCCAGAAATAACTGTTCTACAGATGCATCAAAACTATAATTGGAAAACTGTAAGATCCGTTCGCCAGCCTCAATATTGAACAGCGCTCTTTGCGTATGGATCAAACTAACAACTGAACGTTGAGATACCATCACGCCTTTAGGACGCCCTGTTGATCCGGAAGTATAGATCACATAAGCAGGATCATCACCGCCTGCTAAAGCCTGCGGTAAAACATCCGGATGAGCTTCCTCGCCAGATAATACTTCTTCTACCACCAAAATAGCCAAGGACGTACCATCCGATAATAATCCCTTACGGCGTTGGTTACTGACCACTACCTGTGCGCTCGTATCTTCCAGCATATAAGTGATCCGAGAAAGTGGATAACCCGGATCTATCGGTACATAGGCACCTCCGGCCTTCAAAATACCAAGTATACCAACGATCATCTCCATAGAACGATCTATACACAACGGTACCAGGGTACCCGCCTTCACACCTTTAGATTGCAGCGCTACTCCCAGCCGGTCGCTATAAGCGTCCAGCGTAGCGTAACTCATCGTAGTATCTTCAAAAAGTAATGCGGTAGCTGCAGGTGTACGTGCTGCTGCCGCTCGGAATAATGCCGGAAGGGTCTTCTCCTCCGCTGGTATCACTGGGGCAGGACTACGAAAATCATGCAGCAGTTGCTGCAGCTCATCCGATCCCAGCATACCTAATTCACCAATAGTTGTATGCTTGTCTGCAACGATCGATTCCAGCAAATTGCGATAATGCCCCAACAACTTCTCCATGCGCAACTCGCTGTACAACCTATCATTGTAGACTATCCTGATCTGCATACCAGAATCCAGCAACGTGATTGTCAAACTGATGTCAAAGCGGGAAGTAGCAGTGTCATTATTTTCACCTGTTAGCCGGATCTCCCCTAAATCCGGTTCGGTAACCGACGGCGTGTTCTGCAAGGCAAACATCACCTGGAATACGGCACTACGGCTCATATCCCTCTCTATTCCCAGTGATTCGACTATTTTCTCAAAGGGTACATCCTGATGTTCATAGGCTTCTAATGTCGTCTGCCTTACCTGTTGTAGTAAAGCAGAAAAGGGCATCTCGCCTGTTATATGACTTCTGATAGCCAGTGTATTAACAAAAAAACCGATCAGACTTTCCAACTGTTGCTGTTGCCTGCCTGCGACTGGGCTACCGATACAGATATCGTTTTGCGACACATATCTATATAGCAGTGCATTAAATGCGGACAGTAAAGTCATATACAAGGTGGCACCTTCCTCCTGGCTAAGAGTCACCAATGCATTCTTCAATATGTCATTGCAAACCAAACTAGCTTCCCGTCCACTCATTATTTGCTCTTTCGGACGGGGATAATCGGTAGGAAATGCCAACGGTTGAACGTCTTTGAGCTGCTTTAACCAATACGCTATTTTTTTTTCAAGCCTGTTCCCGCTCAAATATTGCCGTTGCCAAATTGCATAATCAGCATACTGCAGGGCAAGCGGTGGTAAAACTGGTTTTACTCCCTTGGCATAACTAAGATAAAGCGCCGTCAGTTCCCTGACGAGTATCGATACGGACCAGCCATCAAAAGCAATATGATGAAGCAGTATACACAAGGTATATAGGTTCGTCTCCCTTTCTATCAACGTTACCTTCAACATCCAATCAGCAGACAGATCGTAAGGCAACGAAGTTATATGCGTTATATAGGAGCTAACGCTATGACCAGACTGGTGAATAGCATCCTCTGTCACATAAGTCATATGCCATTCATCTGCCGGCTTAATATCCTGATACCCTACTCCGTCATCTTCCAAAATGACGGTCCTTAATACTTCATGCCGTACTATCACCATGCGGAATGCACTCTCCATTGCTAACCGGTCTAATCTGCCCTCCAGGTTGAATACCCAAGGCATGTGATATTGTATGCTGCCCTGCAGTTTATCAATGAACCATAGTCGTTCCTGCGCAAAAGACAACGGCAACCGGCGCTGTTTATCCCTATCCATCTTGTGCGGGGCATCCGTTATACTATTCTCTTTTACCTTATGTTGCTGAAAATATTGGATCAAAGATGGTTTATGCTGCCTCAGTTCCTCCAGTATTTGCTGGTTGATATGCATTCCCTTTCTCACACTCAATGCCAATTCATCATTAGAAAAAGATACAATGATGCCTGCATCATTTGCTCTTTCCAACAACTTAACTATACTAATAAGACTCAATGTTGTCATAACATCCATGAATAAATAAAACGACGCTGCTAAACGATCCGGGAACCTGTTACTGGCGTATAGTGAAATGCCAGCGATGCCAGTGTAGCTTGTTTACCTGTCAATTTCTTTGTTTCTTCAGGCAGGTACACATACTTCAAAAACGAAGATGTAAGTTGTCCTTCTTCTGTAATCCAACCCTCCTGTACTAAATCACGATAAATAGCTTCTTGGGCGTCAGGTTGTATCCCTTTCGCCCAAAGATCCCTTTTGAAATAGCCACGCAGGAACCAACGGTCAAGTCCGTTGAAGGAAGGAGTATATCCCGTGCGGGTATGGCATGTCAGGTAGTTATTCAATATCAATGCATTTCCTTCAGCGATAACAGCACCTACCGTTTTACTTTCAATAAAATCCTCTAGCTCCGATAACCATTGTACAGCTTCTTCATGAATACATTCTGTACCATTGAAGTTAATATTTAGCGTCATCTTCCCGTCAATAGCAGCAATAGGAGGTTCAAAGGAATACTTTCCGGTACCCATAGGGATGCCAGCATGTTCCATTTGTGTATACAAGTCAGGAGCTTTAAGTCGGAACCACTCCTTTATATCGCTGCTACATTCCTGCCATTTGCTATTTTCAAACATCTGAGTAGAAAAAACCAGGGTCCTGGCATCAGGAGCTTCCCTGATACCAAGTAATATCAAATAGTCTGGTCGTTTCCTATGCCAGGCACTTTCACAATGAAAAGGGAAATTATTGGCAAAGCCACCTGCGCCTCTTTGTGTTTTTAAACTTGGAATAGGCACAATATTATCAATCAGGGGAGCAGTACCACGGCCTTCCTGTCGAAAATTAAAAGGTTCTGCATTTGTCAACCCTCCTAATGCCATTAACATGGCCTCTGATACAAATGTATGCTTATAAGTAGGCGGTAGCGACCCTCCTGTGGAAGGTGTGACCGGTAATACGCTATCAATTGGCAATCCTCTTATTAACACAGCACCAAAGCCGTTTTCCAGTTGTTGCTGAACAAAATTCCTTGATGTCGGAGTAAAGCACTCCGTTAATTGCCTTGCTGCAATGATAAATGCTTCCTGCTCATCATTTCTATACGGATTAGCAACTATTGCCAAAGACTGTTCACGTAGTCTCTGGTGTTCTGTAGCTGACAGCTTCAACACGGCACTCTCAGGGAACATTGCTATATTATCTCTCAAAAATTGACAGGGCCTTGCACTACGGTAATCGATCCAGTGATTCATACTTAATTGCTTTAGGGTTCTACAGTTTAATAGTCTCATATTGTCCCCCTTCAACAGGGTCCGGCTCCCGGTTCAATTTCAGATACGCAGATAATCCTTCAATCGTCTTCAGATCAAAGAAAGTACCAATGGAAACTTCCATATTCAATTCCTTGCGAATAGATGAAATAAACCTAATGGCCAGTAAAGAATCTCCTCCTATGTGAAAGAAGTCTTCATTGACACCCACTTCATCCAGCTCCAGCAGTTCTTTCCATATAGCTACTAATTTTTCTTCCGTCTCATTCTGCGGAGCCATACGTTCTCCTGTTGCAACATCGGCCGAAGTAGCCAATAATGCCCGTTTATCGATCTTGCCATTGGCCGTAAGCGGGAACTCCTTCAGTAAAAAGATATGACTGGGGATCATATATTCCGGCAGTAGCTGTTGTAATTCACTCCTCATCTTGTGCACAAGCTCCTGTCGCCCGTGATAGTCCGCATCCAATAGTAAGCTATCATTCAGCTGTATATAAGCATACAGTTGAAGATGTCCGCTCTCTTTTTCTGCCGGCAATACAGTCGCTACCCGGACATCACGGAGTTGTTGCAATGCCTGCACTACTTCTTCCGGTTCTACCCTATATCCTCTGATCTTTACCTGTTCATCTTTACGTCCAATGTATTCGATATTGCCATCCGGATGCCGGCGGGCCAGGTCCCCGGAACGGTATAAGCGCGCCTCCTTATTAAACGGATGATCAATAAACCTGTCTGCTGTCAGATGCGGCTGATTGAGATATCCTCTAGCCAATTGTGCCCCTCCTATATATAGCTCTCCGGCAACACCTGTTACTACCGGCTGCAGCTGGTCATCCAGGATATATAGCTCCATATTGTCAAGTGGCTTTCCTATAGGGATAGGAATACTACTTGCTGTCGCATCATTAATCTCCGGGAAGTAGGTATATACACAACATCCTACAGTAGCTTCCGTCGGGCCATATTCATTGATCACACAGATATCCTTTCCTTTAGCCGTCAACTCACGGATATGATGTGTATATAGTGCTTCTCCTCCTATTACAAGTCTCTTAGTCAGTAAAGTATCATGCTGCTCAATCGCTGCCAGCAATAGGGGCATATGCGCCGGCGTCAGTTTGATAAAATCATAGGGAGCATGTTCATACAGCAGATCATCATTAAAAATTTCGGTCGCTACGCTGGAAGATATTACTACGTACTTACCTGTAATTAGCGGCACCAATAAGGCGGTCAGAGATGCGTCAAAAGTATAATTCAGGTGTATAAAGCTACCTGCTGTCGTATAACAGTCCGTATATTGCTTCCTGCTGAACAACAAATAATTGAGCAGGCTATGGTGTTCAATCATGACCCCTTTAGGCTTCCCTGTAGAGCCAGAGGTATAAAGTACATACGCCAGATCACCCGGAGCCACAGCCGGCAGATTACCTCTATCGTCTGTAATATTAAGCTGTTGGCCTATCCTCATCACGATTACCTCTTCACTACTTGTTGCGATCAGGTCCTCTTGTTCTTCCGTACATACCACTATTGCCGAGCCGGTGTCACTAAGCAAATAGGCAATACGTTCCGCAGGCCAGGCAGCGTCTACCGGCACGTAAGCCGCTCCTGATTTCTGGATACCGATTATGCCTATCAGCATTTCCTTACAGCGCCCCGTACATAGCGGAATAAGCGTACCAGTTTTTACCCCTTGATCTTTTAACTGGTATGCCAATTGATTTGCTCGTTCATTCAATTCCCGATAACTAATGTATCCGCCCTCGTATACTAATGCAGGTTGATCCGGTGTCAGTAGTACCTGCATTTCAAATAACCGGATCCAGTTACCTACCATATGTTCCGGAGTAACAATGTCCGTATTATTAAATAGGTGCAGAACTTCTTCGCTATGGGCCTCACTCAGCAAGGTAATATCACGAATATGGCCTGCTGGTTTTGAAACGATCTGCAACAGGGCTTGCTCAAAATGTGTTTTTATTTGCTGTACATATTGTTGATCCAGCAAGGCAGTATTATAATAAAAATGGATATCTATATGATCATATGTACCTATCGTAATGTAAAACGGATAGTTAGCCTGCTCTTCAATGCTAACATGTTCCACTTTCAGTTGCCATTCGTGTGCATCCACGATCTCTGAAACCGGATAATTCTGGAATACCATAATACTGTCAAAGAGGTCGCCCGGTATAGCTGTCCAGCGTTGTATGTCCGTCAGGGCAGTATGTTGATATTCCCTGGATCGCAACTGGTCCTGGAATATTCCCTGTAACCATTGACCTATAGATTGTTCCTTCTGAAATATCGCATGGAGAGGCAGCGTATTGATATACATACCTACCCTTCTTTCCACTCCCGGCAGGTCTTCCGGCCTACCTGAAGAAACTACACCAAATGTCACATTTGTCTTGCCCGTGTATTGATGCAACAGGTAGGCCCATATTCCTTGCATGATTGTATTGACAGTAATCCGTCGCTCCCTGGCATAAGCAACTACCTGAGATGTAAATGCTGCTCCCAGTTTAATCACATCTTCCTGGTAGCTCCCCATTCCTTTGGTTCGCTTATCAGATGGTAAAATAAACGGCAACAAAGTACCTTTATCTAACCCCTCGAGGTATTGCCGCCAGTAAGCCGCTGCCTGTTCCTTGTCCTGCCGGTTTATATAACGGATATAATCTTCATAACGATCTTCTGGTTGAAGTATCGGCACCTGACCTGTTACCAGCGAGTCATACGCCGTCAAAAATTCTTCCATTAATACAGGAATAGACCAACCATCATGTAATATATGGTGAGAGGTCCACAACATCCTATAGTGATTGTCGCCTAGTTGCAGTAATACCACCCGCATCAAAGGAGCCGTTTCAAAATCAAATCCACGCTGCCGGTCAGCGAGCTCATATTGCAGTACTGCCGTTTCCTGTTCTGCTGCATTAAGGTGCCTGTAGTCTACTATTTCTATTG
Protein-coding regions in this window:
- a CDS encoding non-ribosomal peptide synthetase produces the protein MTTLSLISIVKLLERANDAGIIVSFSNDELALSVRKGMHINQQILEELRQHKPSLIQYFQQHKVKENSITDAPHKMDRDKQRRLPLSFAQERLWFIDKLQGSIQYHMPWVFNLEGRLDRLAMESAFRMVIVRHEVLRTVILEDDGVGYQDIKPADEWHMTYVTEDAIHQSGHSVSSYITHITSLPYDLSADWMLKVTLIERETNLYTLCILLHHIAFDGWSVSILVRELTALYLSYAKGVKPVLPPLALQYADYAIWQRQYLSGNRLEKKIAYWLKQLKDVQPLAFPTDYPRPKEQIMSGREASLVCNDILKNALVTLSQEEGATLYMTLLSAFNALLYRYVSQNDICIGSPVAGRQQQQLESLIGFFVNTLAIRSHITGEMPFSALLQQVRQTTLEAYEHQDVPFEKIVESLGIERDMSRSAVFQVMFALQNTPSVTEPDLGEIRLTGENNDTATSRFDISLTITLLDSGMQIRIVYNDRLYSELRMEKLLGHYRNLLESIVADKHTTIGELGMLGSDELQQLLHDFRSPAPVIPAEEKTLPALFRAAAARTPAATALLFEDTTMSYATLDAYSDRLGVALQSKGVKAGTLVPLCIDRSMEMIVGILGILKAGGAYVPIDPGYPLSRITYMLEDTSAQVVVSNQRRKGLLSDGTSLAILVVEEVLSGEEAHPDVLPQALAGGDDPAYVIYTSGSTGRPKGVMVSQRSVVSLIHTQRALFNIEAGERILQFSNYSFDASVEQLFLALLHGATLVLFREGLQLETGLFERFLVSSGVTHLHATPGFLETLTPFSNGRLRRVIAGGEACSKSLAARWQKVAAFYNEYGPTETTVTATIYRYDEEHAARLSTLPIGKPLAGVSAYILDVQGNPVPVGVTGELYLGGVQVAIGYLHLPDQTASRFVADRWSDLRDGRLYRTGDLVRWLPDGNIEYHGRIDEQVKVRGYRIEPSEIASVLEECSSVQQAVVVVAQHRLVAYVVGKDIEAVKLLDYLRGRLPEYMHPSLVIPLDALPLTANGKIDKRALPDPMSHLDRTADYIAPRTLMECSLARIWSTMLGVERIGLSDNFFVLGGHSLLVTRLVSAIRKELSLEVSVKDIFIYPTISALSGHLEAGQLSSLLPAISAHPARDRVPLSFAQERLWFIDRLQGSIPYHMPWVFRMSGFLNISALRSAFREIVRRHEILRTVIREDAGIGYQHILPWSDWELEYQPASVLLATHESIAAYLSAAGAIPFDLSSDYMLRVTVIGHSPGEHTLFVLLHHIAFDGWSVSILTTELMTLYRSYVKGEDVVLPSLPVQYADYAWWQRQYIQGALLDGELSYWRSRLSGVTPLALPVDYARPAIQSMEGDSVSTTLPVCLSDKLLDLSRQEGTTLFMTLLAAFKVLLYRYTGQSDICVGTGVANRNHQEIEGLIGFFVNALALRSEVSGEGSFISFLQQVKQETLSAYEHQEVPFEKVVEALGVERDMSRTPVFQVMFILQNTPDAIETELYGLSLQDQRFSHITSKFDFSFSLRETRLGIKLHIEYATALYARNTIERLLIHYRNLLESIVADKHTTIGELGMLGSDELQQLLHDFRSPAPVIPAEEKTLPALFRAAAARTPAATALLFEDTTMSYATLDAYSDRLGVALQSKGVKAGSLVPLCIDRSMEMIVGILGILKAGGAYVPIDPGYPLSRITYMLEDTSAQVVVSNQRCKGLLSDGTSLAILVVEEVLSGEEAHPDVLPQALAGGDDPAYVIYTSGSTGRPKGVMVSQRSVVSLIHTQRALFNIEAGERILQFSNYSFDASVEQLFLALLHGATLVLFREGLQLETGLFERFLVSSGVTHLHATPGFLETLTPFSNGRLRRVIAGGEACSKSLAARWQKVAAFYNEYGPTETTVTATIYRYDEEHAARLSTLPIGKPLAGVSAYILDVQGNPVPVGVTGELYLGGVQVAIGYLHLPDQTASRFVADRWSDLRDGRLYRTGDLVRWLPDGNIEYHGRIDEQVKVRGYRIEPSEIASVLEECSSVQQAVVVVAQHRLVAYVVGKDIEAVKLLDYLRGRLPEYMHPSLVIPLDALPLTANGKIDKRALPDPMSHLDRTADYIAPRTLMECSLARIWSTMLGVERIGLSDNFFVLGGHSLLVTRLVSAIRKELSLEVSVKDIFIYPTISALSGHLEAGQLSSLLPAISAHPARDRVPLSFAQERLWFIDRLQGSIPYHMPWVFRMSGFLNISALRSAFREIVRRHEILRTVIREDAGIGYQHILPWSDWELEYQPASVLLATHESIAAYLSAAGAIPFDLSSDYMLRVTVIGHSPGEHTLFVLLHHIAFDGWSVSILTTELMTLYRSYVKGEDVVLPSLPVQYADYAWWQRQYIQGALLDGELSYWRSRLSGVTPLALPVDYARPAIQSMEGDSVSTTLPICLSDKLLDLSRQEGTTLFMTLLAAFKVLLYRYTGQSDICVGTGVANRNHQEIEGLIGFFVNALALRSEVSGEGSFISFLQQVKQETLSAYEHQEVPFEKVVEALGVERDMSRTPVFQVMFTFQNTPVATDTELYELILTPVAYAHVTAKYDFSVSVRETSQGISIYVEYSTALYRRETVQRLMEHYQCLLDGIVSNPHEVTGKIPLLGEAERRQLLFEFNDTNVEYPDTTFVALFDRQVKATPDNIAVKDNSRQLSYRELQDQATQLANLLTERGVGKEALVPVFMRRSVDMLIAIIGILKAGGAYVPVDPDAPAARIVYLLEDMAAQVVLSDAAAMRALPDVGIPVLNIQDESIYADLPVSEGVLPEIIPQQLAYVIYTSGSTGMPKGVMIAHDSLVNYLLNSQKRYISEGVGIGSLSHLSYTFDASLTALFVPLLAGKCVVFASGVGLETINDEDLLVQGNYDFIKLTPAHMVLLEPYIARYEKGFADRIILGGEALYAGHVQSLTSRKLPVDIVNEYGPTEATVGATVYTCKANSEQHLPTGYYPIGKPLDNVHIYIVNEHYEPAPIGVMGELLIGGVQVARGYLNQPALTARQFINSPFITGERVYKTGDLARWLPDGNIEYIGRRDEQVKIRGYRMEPGEVETVLHELEVLAANCVVVKKDTTGNNKLVAYYVPKADVFHQFEGNVEQLQRHIRIGLKERLPDYMIPQDLILMEQLPLTTNGKMDRLALSVRDDIHLGTSGYIAPVTDIEKMLAQIWQELLEVEKVGLQDNFFDLGGHSLLAVQLLHRLAGEHLSLDQLFECQDIRSQAALIEKGRVLQEITRQKRETVQPHLTLLRAGTAERSLFILPGSKGVSNAYEALAMGIDTPYQIYGIQMQGSFEGEEPLQQLADIARQQVAWIREIQPHGPYQLIGHSFGGCIAYEMASILEEQGAQVAMVGIIDVAAGDTIHTSEQEINKASLLTKIAAGIFEQYGVIRFPYPRWVSELERNMQKEHTVKGMKQLLMKTVDQQISIKPAGLSAMMQLFELQATNEMMSRQLSGRKLDIPLVLIKGRDTPWYNIAEGLGWKQYFTKVEVYTVPGNHDTMLQQSIALIGEHLTAKIK
- a CDS encoding TauD/TfdA family dioxygenase; this encodes MNHWIDYRSARPCQFLRDNIAMFPESAVLKLSATEHQRLREQSLAIVANPYRNDEQEAFIIAARQLTECFTPTSRNFVQQQLENGFGAVLIRGLPIDSVLPVTPSTGGSLPPTYKHTFVSEAMLMALGGLTNAEPFNFRQEGRGTAPLIDNIVPIPSLKTQRGAGGFANNFPFHCESAWHRKRPDYLILLGIREAPDARTLVFSTQMFENSKWQECSSDIKEWFRLKAPDLYTQMEHAGIPMGTGKYSFEPPIAAIDGKMTLNINFNGTECIHEEAVQWLSELEDFIESKTVGAVIAEGNALILNNYLTCHTRTGYTPSFNGLDRWFLRGYFKRDLWAKGIQPDAQEAIYRDLVQEGWITEEGQLTSSFLKYVYLPEETKKLTGKQATLASLAFHYTPVTGSRIV